One genomic segment of Carassius carassius chromosome 21, fCarCar2.1, whole genome shotgun sequence includes these proteins:
- the fgf17 gene encoding fibroblast growth factor 17 isoform X1, protein MYGINQRCLYISFHFFVVWCHAQGEKNHPSPNFKQYVREQGSVTDQLSRRQVRVYQLYSRTSGRHVQIQGRRVSATAEDGNTFARLYVETDTFGSRVRIKGAESGRYLCMNRRGKLVGKPNGRGRDCIFTEIVLENNYTAFQNAKYEGWYVAFSRKGRPIKASKTRENQREVHFIKRLHKGPLPFPNSDQLKHFEFISFPPSRRAKRNKKAHSAS, encoded by the exons ATGTATGGAATAAATCAGCGCTGCTTGTACAT CTCTTTTCACTTCTTCGTGGTGTGGTGTCACGCGcag GGGGAGAAGAATCACCCTTCTCCTAATTTTAAGCAGTATGTGAGGGAACAGGGCTCGGTGACGGACCAGCTGAGCCGGCGGCAGGTTCGAGTCTATCAGCTGTACAGCAGGACCAGCGGCAGACACGTGCAGATCCAGGGCAGGAGAGTGAGCGCCACCGCCGAGGACGGGAACACTTTCG CCAGACTTTATGTGGAGACGGACACCTTTGGAAGCCGTGTTCGGATCAAAGGAGCAGAAAGTGGCAGATACCTGTGCATGAACCGCAGGGGGAAACTAGTGGGCAAG CCGAATGGCAGAGGAAGGGACTGCATCTTCACAGAGATCGTCCTAGAGAACAACTACACTGCTTTCCAGAACGCCAAATACGAGGGCTGGTACGTGGCCTTCAGCAGAAAGGGTCGGCCcatcaaggcctccaaaaccagGGAGAACCAGCGGGAAGTTCACTTCATCAAGCGCCTCCACAAAGGACCGCTCCCCTTCCCAAACTCAGACCAACTCAAACACTTTGAGTTCATCAGCTTTCCTCCGAGCCGACGGGCCAAACGCAACAAAAAGGCCCACTCCGCTTCCTAA
- the fgf17 gene encoding fibroblast growth factor 17 isoform X2 codes for MYGINQRCLYISFHFFVVWCHAQQYVREQGSVTDQLSRRQVRVYQLYSRTSGRHVQIQGRRVSATAEDGNTFARLYVETDTFGSRVRIKGAESGRYLCMNRRGKLVGKPNGRGRDCIFTEIVLENNYTAFQNAKYEGWYVAFSRKGRPIKASKTRENQREVHFIKRLHKGPLPFPNSDQLKHFEFISFPPSRRAKRNKKAHSAS; via the exons ATGTATGGAATAAATCAGCGCTGCTTGTACAT CTCTTTTCACTTCTTCGTGGTGTGGTGTCACGCGcag CAGTATGTGAGGGAACAGGGCTCGGTGACGGACCAGCTGAGCCGGCGGCAGGTTCGAGTCTATCAGCTGTACAGCAGGACCAGCGGCAGACACGTGCAGATCCAGGGCAGGAGAGTGAGCGCCACCGCCGAGGACGGGAACACTTTCG CCAGACTTTATGTGGAGACGGACACCTTTGGAAGCCGTGTTCGGATCAAAGGAGCAGAAAGTGGCAGATACCTGTGCATGAACCGCAGGGGGAAACTAGTGGGCAAG CCGAATGGCAGAGGAAGGGACTGCATCTTCACAGAGATCGTCCTAGAGAACAACTACACTGCTTTCCAGAACGCCAAATACGAGGGCTGGTACGTGGCCTTCAGCAGAAAGGGTCGGCCcatcaaggcctccaaaaccagGGAGAACCAGCGGGAAGTTCACTTCATCAAGCGCCTCCACAAAGGACCGCTCCCCTTCCCAAACTCAGACCAACTCAAACACTTTGAGTTCATCAGCTTTCCTCCGAGCCGACGGGCCAAACGCAACAAAAAGGCCCACTCCGCTTCCTAA
- the fgf17 gene encoding fibroblast growth factor 17 isoform X3 has translation MYGINQRCLYISFHFFVVWCHAQYVREQGSVTDQLSRRQVRVYQLYSRTSGRHVQIQGRRVSATAEDGNTFARLYVETDTFGSRVRIKGAESGRYLCMNRRGKLVGKPNGRGRDCIFTEIVLENNYTAFQNAKYEGWYVAFSRKGRPIKASKTRENQREVHFIKRLHKGPLPFPNSDQLKHFEFISFPPSRRAKRNKKAHSAS, from the exons ATGTATGGAATAAATCAGCGCTGCTTGTACAT CTCTTTTCACTTCTTCGTGGTGTGGTGTCACGCGcag TATGTGAGGGAACAGGGCTCGGTGACGGACCAGCTGAGCCGGCGGCAGGTTCGAGTCTATCAGCTGTACAGCAGGACCAGCGGCAGACACGTGCAGATCCAGGGCAGGAGAGTGAGCGCCACCGCCGAGGACGGGAACACTTTCG CCAGACTTTATGTGGAGACGGACACCTTTGGAAGCCGTGTTCGGATCAAAGGAGCAGAAAGTGGCAGATACCTGTGCATGAACCGCAGGGGGAAACTAGTGGGCAAG CCGAATGGCAGAGGAAGGGACTGCATCTTCACAGAGATCGTCCTAGAGAACAACTACACTGCTTTCCAGAACGCCAAATACGAGGGCTGGTACGTGGCCTTCAGCAGAAAGGGTCGGCCcatcaaggcctccaaaaccagGGAGAACCAGCGGGAAGTTCACTTCATCAAGCGCCTCCACAAAGGACCGCTCCCCTTCCCAAACTCAGACCAACTCAAACACTTTGAGTTCATCAGCTTTCCTCCGAGCCGACGGGCCAAACGCAACAAAAAGGCCCACTCCGCTTCCTAA